The Pseudanabaena sp. BC1403 genome segment ATCGTGCTGTTGGTTATTTTGCCTTGCTATTTGGAGTGCCGATCTCATTATTTAGCCTGTGGAAAATCATATCTGCAATACGCTGGCGATCGGATCTTGGCAATCATCCAATTAGCAAACGTCTAGCAAAGCTAGGTGATTGGCAAACCCTGAATCAAGAAATCGATGCAGAGGCTAATTCGGGAATTAATACGATTACGATTGGCAATAACCAACTCACTCACTCTTGGCTGCTGCAACTTCAGAACATTGATATGAAAGCTATTAAGCTTGATCAGTTAATTTGGGGTTACAAAAAGGTGACTTCCACCAAGTATGGCAAATTTTATAGTCTGGCATTACACGATCGCCAAGGTGAAGAGTATGCCTGTCCTTGCCCCAGTGAAGCTGATGTGGAGTTGCTATTAAAAGAAATTTTCAATCGCTTTCCTTATTTAATATTAGGCTACAGTGATGAGCTTAAAAAAATGTGGAAGCGAGAACGTCAAAAAGTGATTGAATCTGTTGATCAATCTCGTCAAGAGCAATCCTATAGCAATTTCTGAGCAACCATGAACCAATAAATTTTAAAAAGTGTTGACCCGTAACACTTTTTAAAAATTTATTGGTTTTAATATTTATCGGTTTTATTTACTGCATAAAGCATTAATTTGATCGACGACTTCACTTTCTTTCTTTGATGCAGTTTCTAAATCTTGCTCGGCTTTATTCATGGCATTGGTATCTTTAGCCTGTGTTGCTTTGACTTGTTCCTTTAAAGCTTGAGAAGTATCACCATAGACCCCCAACAATTGCGTTTGTAATTCTTTAAGCTTTGAGTCTTGAACTGCGA includes the following:
- a CDS encoding DUF6709 family protein — its product is MFNTIIGKQVLLKSRNLLISNGILMAVLLGVAGWQYRYLYNFALGPFLVDAQKLEDLKSLDDGMQQFITVKGNAIDDTGVQQITKRVRRSTGQTVSESVSAKYQTLKLNKRILLVKSGVSANSTQVTGGLSDISSEVKSRIVDPIESQSSTLKGTFLPFMLDTGDYRAVGYFALLFGVPISLFSLWKIISAIRWRSDLGNHPISKRLAKLGDWQTLNQEIDAEANSGINTITIGNNQLTHSWLLQLQNIDMKAIKLDQLIWGYKKVTSTKYGKFYSLALHDRQGEEYACPCPSEADVELLLKEIFNRFPYLILGYSDELKKMWKRERQKVIESVDQSRQEQSYSNF